A window of the Brassica napus cultivar Da-Ae chromosome A2, Da-Ae, whole genome shotgun sequence genome harbors these coding sequences:
- the LOC106413138 gene encoding uncharacterized protein LOC106413138, with protein MIGRDAASIPNVDLPSTTAGSRVSASLPYRRKGLVNARQGDVFYGEDDVADLMFREDEVEQDSVMRAYRSDEAMRSIQDTRRRERRRSFFCFECFDFLMLVFSRNRN; from the coding sequence ATGATCGGAAGAGATGCTGCTTCGATTCCCAACGTTGACTTACCATCTACAACGGCGGGATCACGAGTTTCAGCATCGTTGCCATACCGACGGAAAGGTCTTGTTAACGCCCGACAGGGAGATGTTTTCTACGGCGAAGATGACGTGGCAGATTTGATGTTTAGAGAAGACGAAGTGGAACAAGACTCGGTGATGAGAGCTTACAGAAGTGACGAAGCTATGAGATCTATTCAAGATACGAGAAgacgagaaagaagaagaagcttcttTTGCTTTGAATGTTTCGACTTTCTCATGCTTGTTTTCTCTAGAAATAGGAACTAA
- the LOC106411916 gene encoding protein DYAD: protein MIETMFVKRYPIRGASAAKNPSPPPPSHIRVGSYYEIDSSVLPLRSSTPEQLKSIRIVMVNKVTGRHVTLRYPSMYSLRSYFDFAGLNRTKPENKNKNNKSGGGSLLPVLDEGYVTTADLAGDLLYRRIPPHEVSLSRKSWSFWVSDDSHPAKARLYRAISPEGKCWSELRSRGMIKWGKRLRVRYQSRHIDYNNNNKSCSRLKEEDDVTGKRKVSESKAETLAKRAKVFDQKMENQIVVYKRDEIESSDLRAEKRRFNVSEQKKENQIVVYTRRSEKSFIDRWSVERYKLAEKNMLKVMKEKNAVFGNSMLRAELRAEARKLIGDTGLLDHLLKHMAGKVAPGGQDRFRRKHNADGAMEYWLESSDLVNLRKEAGVEDPYWTPPLGWKIGDSPTQDPVCAGEIRDIREELASLKREMEKLASKKEEEELAIMTTPKSCVTSQNVDHDSMMTPAKEMYADLLKKKSKIEDQLVVIAETLRKMEEDMGWLKKTVDENCPRMPDSTEMPFLLEDSPMFKTQEGEVKENQITESPQKARKDSRQGEPSLIHNTGFRICRPVASFSWPKLPALVAATDTDEFASSPSHRPSPVLPFPFTLRSPETPTNLFDL, encoded by the exons ATGATT GAAACGATGTTCGTGAAAAGGTATCCGATCAGAGGAGCCTCCGCCGCTAAAAACCCTTCGCCGCCACCGCCATCGCATATAAGAGTGGGATCTTACTACGAAATCGATTCCTCCGTCCTCCCACTGAGATCATCGACGCCGGAGCAGCTCAAATCCATCAGAATCGTCATG GTGAATAAAGTCACGGGACGTCACGTGACTCTCCGTTACCCGAGCATGTACTCTCTCAGATCGTATTTCGATTTCGCCGGACTAAACCGGACTAAACCGGAGAATAAGAATAAGAATAATAAGAGTGGTGGTGGTAGTCTTCTTCCGGTTCTGGACGAGGGGTATGTGACGACGGCGGATCTAGCCGGAGACTTGCTCTACAGAAGAATCCCACCTCACGAGGTTTCTCTGAGTAGAAAGTCCTGGAGTTTCTGGGTTTCCGACGATTCTCATCCGGCGAAGGCTAGACTCTACCGCGCGATTTCGCCTGAGGGAAAGTGCTGGTCTGAGCTGAGATCGAGAGGGATGATCAAGTGGGGGAAGAGGTTGCGCGTCCGTTACCAGAGCCGCCATATTGactataacaacaacaacaagagttGTAGTAGACTCAAGGAGGAAGATGATGTCACTGGTAAGAGGAAGGTGAGTGAATCCAAGGCTGAGACTCTCGCTAAGAGGGCTAAGGTGTTTGATCAGAAGATGGAAAACCAAATCGTGGTTTATAAGAGGGATGAGATTGAAAGCAGTGATCTTCGAGCTGAGAAGAGAAGATTCAACGTATCTGAGcagaagaaggagaatcagaTTGTGGTTTATACGAGGAGATCAGAGAAGAGCTTTATTGACAGATGGTCTGTTGAGAG GTACAAACTTGCTGAGAAGAACATGTTGAAAGTGATGAAGGAGAAGAACGCAGTGTTTGGTAACTCCATGCTCAGGGCAGAGTTGAGGGCAGaagcaaggaagctgattggggACACGGGTCTTTTAGATCATCTGCTTAAGCACATGGCGGGGAAGGTGGCTCCTGGAGGTCAAGACCGGTTTAGGAGAAAACACAATGCAGATGGAGCTATGGAGTATTGGTTGGAGAGTTCTGATTTGGTTAACTTAAGGAAAGAAGCTGGAGTCGAAGATCCTTATTGGACACCTCCACTTGGTTGGAAGATTGGTGATAGTCCTACTCAAGATCCTGTCTGCGCTGGTGAAATCCGTGACATCAGAGAAGAATTAGCTTCCCTGAAAAG AGAGATGGAGAAACTCGCGTCAAAgaaagaggaggaggagcttGCTATCATGACTACACCTAAATCTTGTGTTACTAGTCAGAACGTGGACCATGATAGCATGATGACTCCAGCAAAG GAAATGTACGCTGATCTGCTgaagaagaaatccaaaattgaGGACCAGCTAGTGGTAATTGCAGAAACCTTGCGCAAAATGGAG GAAGACATGGGATGGCTTAAGAAAACAGTGGACGAGAACTGTCCTAGGATGCCAGACTCAACGGAGATGCCTTTTCTACTAGAGGATTCACCAATGTTTAAGACACAAGAAGGAGAAGTGAAGGAAAATCAAATCACGGAGTCACCTCAAAAAGCTAGGAAAGATAGTCGACAAGGAGAACCATCACTTATACACAACACTGGTTTCAGAATCTGCAGGCCTGTGGCGAGTTTCTCCTGGCCTAAACTGCCTGCCCTTGTTGCTGCAACTGATACTGATGAGTTTGCTTCTTCGCCGAGTCACCGACCATCTCCCGTCCTGCCTTTTCCATTCACCCTTCGTTCCCCAGAAACTCCAACAAATCTCTTTGACCTTTAA